Sequence from the Malaciobacter pacificus genome:
ACTCTTTCTAAATCATTTTTATCCATAATTACACTAAATTCACTGTGAATACTTAATTCTATATCTATATTTTTTATATTTGCCATCTCATCAAAAAACATTACCCTTGATGAGAGAAAGTTTATTAAGTTTATAGATTCTATCTCTTGAGTTCTTTTCTCTTTTTTTGTTAAATAATATAAATCATTGTAAATTGAAGATAAAGATTTTGATGAAGCTTTTATCGCTTCAAATTGCTCTTTAGGACCTAATTGTGTTTCTAGATTATCAATATTTAAAGAGATTATACTCAAAGGTGTATTCATTTCATGAATTATTTTTTTTAAGAAAAAGTCTTGTTGTATAAGAAGATTTTCAATTGTTTGTTTTTTCTCAAAAAGTTTTAATTGAGTTTTAATTCTTGCTTTTACTTCTTCTTTTTCAAAAGGTTTAGTAATATAATCAACTCCACCTTCTTCAAAAGCTTTTACTTTACTATTTATATCATCTAATGCACTAATAAATATTATAGGAATATCTTTTAGCTTATTCTCTTTTTTTAAGAGTTTACATACTTCAAAACCATTTATTTCAGGCATTTTTATATCTAGTAAAATTAGATCAGGGGGATTGATTTTTGAAGAGTTTATTGCAAAGTTAGCATCAGTTGATGCTTTAACAGTATATTTTTCATCTTTTAAAATTTCATTTAGATATTTTAAATTCTCTTTTTTGTCATCAATAATAAGTACTGTATAGTTTTTATTCATATAGTTAATCTTTTACACTGCCTTGTTTGTTAAGATTATAAGATAAAAGATATAAAAGTAAATTGAGGATTTTTAGTGAATTTAAAGAGACTTTTTATGTTACTGTTTATTTTAAATACAGTTTCGTTTATTTTTGTTGCAGTTGTGATTAATAAATATCAAAAATCAACAATAAAACTTGAAGAT
This genomic interval carries:
- a CDS encoding hybrid sensor histidine kinase/response regulator; this encodes MNKNYTVLIIDDKKENLKYLNEILKDEKYTVKASTDANFAINSSKINPPDLILLDIKMPEINGFEVCKLLKKENKLKDIPIIFISALDDINSKVKAFEEGGVDYITKPFEKEEVKARIKTQLKLFEKKQTIENLLIQQDFFLKKIIHEMNTPLSIISLNIDNLETQLGPKEQFEAIKASSKSLSSIYNDLYYLTKKEKRTQEIESINLINFLSSRVMFFDEMANIKNIDIELSIHSEFSVIMDKNDLERVIDNTISNAIKYSNENSIIDIILDKNYIEIKDFGTGIEDTNVVFNPYYQQKNANIGLGLGLSIVKDICDRYEIKINVNSDNNGTSFIYTFPQNLTKEN